In Arthrobacter sp. UKPF54-2, the following are encoded in one genomic region:
- a CDS encoding universal stress protein, which yields MRYVVGYSANARGRDAINLAVSLARGRGAALDLVVAIPDAGVFNAAHAPAAGYDSYLHQQASEWLDEALAMVPADVPAKAHIRSGESDAQTLIEACDEFLADMLIIGATSNGLFKRFTVGSVASALLHAATVPVALAPHGYHRREALTRVSCGLGDRPGAEKLLDFAVSMAVNREVPLRVVSLLTLDDADSAEAAEAARAYANKHLAAALPADAPGGALASKADVVVAQGRSVEEAVDRLEWESGEVLLIGSSRLARHRSIFLGSTANRILRALPVPMIVVPSDYELKNLSPSPSNDTSREARA from the coding sequence ATGCGTTACGTAGTGGGGTATTCAGCCAATGCCAGAGGCCGTGATGCCATCAACCTGGCCGTCTCCCTGGCCCGCGGCCGCGGTGCGGCCCTGGATCTGGTGGTGGCCATCCCGGACGCCGGAGTTTTCAACGCGGCCCACGCCCCCGCCGCCGGCTACGACAGCTACCTTCACCAGCAGGCCAGCGAATGGCTCGACGAAGCGCTGGCCATGGTGCCCGCGGACGTCCCCGCCAAAGCCCATATCCGCAGCGGTGAATCCGATGCGCAGACCCTGATCGAGGCCTGTGACGAGTTCCTGGCCGACATGCTGATCATCGGCGCCACGAGCAACGGGCTGTTCAAGCGCTTCACCGTCGGGTCCGTGGCCAGTGCCCTGCTGCACGCCGCCACCGTCCCGGTGGCCTTGGCCCCGCACGGCTACCACCGCCGCGAGGCCCTCACCCGCGTCAGCTGCGGACTCGGGGACCGCCCGGGCGCGGAAAAGCTGCTGGACTTTGCCGTATCCATGGCGGTGAACCGGGAGGTGCCGCTGCGGGTCGTCTCGCTGCTGACACTGGACGACGCAGACTCGGCGGAGGCTGCAGAGGCCGCCCGCGCCTACGCCAACAAGCACCTCGCGGCCGCCCTTCCGGCGGATGCCCCGGGAGGCGCGCTGGCTTCCAAGGCCGACGTCGTGGTGGCCCAGGGCCGCAGCGTTGAGGAGGCGGTGGACCGTCTCGAGTGGGAGTCCGGCGAGGTCCTGCTGATCGGCTCGAGCCGCCTCGCCCGGCACCGCTCCATTTTCCTCGGCAGCACCGCGAACCGCATCCTGCGCGCCCTGCCGGTGCCGATGATCGTGGTCCCCAGCGACTACGAGCTTAAAAACCTGTCCCCTTCACCGTCGAATGACACCTCCCGAGAGGCACGAGCATGA
- a CDS encoding NAD(P)/FAD-dependent oxidoreductase, translating into MLELDRDVVIVGAGPAGLTAARELRKAGLSVAVLEARDRVGGRTWTDTIDGAMLEIGGQWVSPDQTALLGLLEELGLKTYDRYREGQSVYIGAGGKRTLYTGETFPVSDTTAAEMDKLTQLLDSLAAEIGATEPWAHPKARELDTISFHHWLRQNSADEEACNNIGLFIAGGMLTKPAHAFSALQAVLMAASAGSFTNLTDEDFILDKRVVGGMQQVSLLQAAELGDDVVLSSPVRTINWEEGGAGEAGHRVTVVSDRATVNARFVIMAVPPNLYSRVSYNPPLPRRQHQMHQHQSLGLVIKVHAVYSTPFWREDGLSGTCFGADALVQEVYDNTNHGDPRGTLVGFVSDEKADAMFELSAGERRRAILESIAGFLGEKALEPEVYYESDWGSEEWTRGAYAASYDLGGLHRYGKDQHTPVGPIYWACSDLAAEGYQHVDGAVRMGRATAARIVAAADRTPAAR; encoded by the coding sequence ATGCTGGAACTTGACCGCGACGTCGTCATCGTTGGAGCCGGCCCCGCCGGCCTGACCGCTGCCCGGGAGCTCCGCAAGGCAGGCCTGAGCGTCGCTGTGCTGGAAGCGCGCGACCGCGTGGGCGGCCGGACCTGGACGGACACCATCGACGGCGCCATGCTGGAGATCGGCGGCCAATGGGTCTCGCCGGACCAGACCGCGCTGCTTGGGCTCCTCGAAGAGCTCGGCCTGAAGACGTACGACCGCTACCGTGAGGGACAGTCGGTCTACATCGGCGCCGGCGGCAAGCGCACGCTCTACACCGGGGAGACCTTCCCGGTCAGCGACACCACCGCCGCCGAAATGGACAAGCTGACACAGCTGCTGGACTCGCTCGCCGCGGAAATCGGCGCCACCGAACCGTGGGCCCACCCCAAGGCCCGTGAGCTGGACACCATCTCCTTCCACCACTGGCTGCGCCAGAACTCCGCCGATGAGGAAGCCTGCAACAACATCGGCCTGTTCATCGCAGGCGGCATGCTGACCAAACCCGCGCACGCCTTCTCCGCCCTGCAGGCGGTCCTGATGGCTGCATCGGCCGGGTCCTTCACCAACCTCACCGATGAAGACTTCATCCTGGACAAGCGCGTTGTCGGCGGCATGCAGCAGGTCTCGCTGCTGCAGGCAGCGGAACTGGGCGACGACGTCGTCCTCTCCAGCCCGGTGCGCACGATCAACTGGGAGGAGGGCGGCGCCGGCGAGGCCGGCCACCGCGTGACCGTGGTCTCGGACCGCGCCACCGTGAACGCCCGCTTCGTGATCATGGCCGTGCCGCCGAACCTCTACTCCCGGGTCTCCTACAACCCGCCGCTGCCGCGCCGCCAGCACCAGATGCACCAGCACCAGTCCCTGGGCCTGGTCATCAAGGTGCACGCCGTCTACAGCACCCCGTTCTGGCGCGAAGACGGGCTGTCCGGAACCTGCTTCGGGGCCGACGCCCTGGTCCAGGAGGTCTACGACAACACCAACCACGGGGATCCCCGCGGGACCCTGGTGGGCTTCGTCTCGGACGAAAAAGCGGACGCCATGTTCGAGCTCAGCGCCGGGGAACGCCGCCGCGCCATCCTCGAATCCATCGCGGGCTTCCTGGGTGAGAAGGCCCTCGAACCGGAGGTCTACTACGAGTCCGACTGGGGCTCCGAGGAATGGACCCGCGGCGCGTACGCCGCCAGCTACGACCTCGGCGGCCTGCACCGCTACGGCAAGGACCAGCACACCCCGGTGGGACCGATCTACTGGGCCTGCTCCGACCTCGCGGCCGAGGGCTACCAGCATGTGGACGGGGCCGTGCGGATGGGGCGTGCGACGGCGGCCCGGATCGTCGCCGCCGCAGACCGCACCCCGGCCGCCCGCTAG
- a CDS encoding TetR/AcrR family transcriptional regulator, with translation MPAASSATAEPHRPDAKQRRRVGRPPAAVLDLDGITAAALRLVRKSGYDGFTMAALARSLNVAPSAIYNHVSSKREVLVLIQDHLTSFVDVSAFETEPWEQAVREWAWSYRDVFSRHTPLIPVIAVLPVADAPKTLAMYEAVSAGFRRAGFPPERIIAAIVALESFIFGSAYDVTAPADIFDAGSLAASTPNFSAAVASMGEQGYANQADVAFSLGLEALVAGFGALRASSPA, from the coding sequence ATGCCGGCAGCCAGCAGCGCCACCGCGGAACCGCACCGCCCCGACGCCAAGCAACGCCGCCGCGTGGGCCGGCCCCCGGCGGCCGTCCTTGACCTGGACGGCATTACGGCCGCCGCTTTGCGGCTGGTCCGCAAGAGCGGCTATGACGGCTTCACCATGGCTGCCCTGGCCCGGTCACTGAACGTGGCGCCGTCGGCCATCTACAACCACGTGTCCTCCAAACGGGAAGTGCTGGTCCTCATCCAGGACCACCTGACGTCGTTTGTGGACGTCTCGGCTTTCGAAACCGAGCCGTGGGAGCAGGCCGTCCGGGAATGGGCCTGGAGCTACCGGGACGTTTTTTCCCGGCACACGCCGCTGATCCCTGTGATCGCGGTGCTTCCGGTGGCCGACGCGCCGAAGACCCTCGCCATGTACGAGGCTGTCAGTGCGGGGTTCCGCCGGGCCGGCTTCCCGCCGGAGCGCATCATTGCCGCCATTGTGGCCCTGGAATCCTTTATCTTCGGCTCCGCCTACGACGTGACGGCCCCGGCGGACATCTTCGACGCCGGCAGCCTGGCGGCCTCGACACCGAACTTCTCCGCCGCGGTGGCCAGCATGGGCGAGCAGGGTTACGCGAACCAGGCGGATGTGGCCTTCAGCCTGGGACTCGAGGCGCTGGTCGCCGGTTTCGGCGCGCTGCGCGCGTCAAGTCCCGCCTAG
- a CDS encoding DUF1206 domain-containing protein — MLARAGYVFIGLVHILVGAIALQIDRGQGGQADQSGAIGSLASKPGGPVLLWAGFAACAALALWMVGEAVFAARSETESKKKLQNAASAAGKAVVFGVLSFTFAVFASGGSKISSQSASDFTAKLMAAPAGVVLLIALGLAIIGGGVYYAYRGVTRKFMKDLQDPGNARTAVEWIGTVGYAAKGVVLALVGILIIVAAATADPSKSTGLDGGLKTLGSQPYGVFLLAAVAAGLVAYGLYSMARARYGKF, encoded by the coding sequence ATGCTGGCACGCGCCGGCTACGTGTTTATAGGGTTGGTCCACATCCTGGTCGGCGCCATTGCCCTGCAAATCGACCGGGGGCAGGGCGGTCAGGCCGACCAGTCGGGGGCGATCGGCTCACTGGCCTCGAAACCGGGCGGCCCGGTCCTGCTCTGGGCGGGCTTCGCGGCCTGCGCAGCGCTGGCGCTCTGGATGGTGGGAGAGGCCGTGTTCGCAGCGCGGTCCGAAACCGAGTCAAAGAAGAAGCTGCAGAATGCGGCATCGGCTGCGGGCAAGGCCGTGGTGTTCGGTGTCCTGTCCTTCACCTTCGCCGTCTTCGCCTCGGGCGGCAGCAAAATCTCCAGCCAGTCGGCAAGCGACTTCACCGCCAAACTCATGGCGGCGCCTGCCGGTGTGGTGCTGCTGATCGCCCTGGGACTGGCGATCATCGGCGGCGGCGTCTACTACGCCTACCGCGGGGTTACAAGGAAGTTCATGAAGGACTTGCAGGATCCGGGCAACGCCCGCACCGCGGTCGAATGGATCGGAACGGTGGGCTATGCCGCCAAAGGGGTAGTGCTCGCCCTCGTCGGAATCCTCATCATTGTCGCCGCGGCCACCGCGGATCCGTCGAAATCCACTGGCCTGGACGGAGGCCTTAAAACCCTCGGGTCCCAGCCGTACGGCGTGTTCCTGCTCGCCGCCGTCGCGGCGGGGCTGGTCGCCTATGGCCTCTACTCCATGGCCCGCGCACGCTACGGCAAGTTCTAG
- a CDS encoding DUF3662 and FHA domain-containing protein codes for MGLLDKVERGIEKAVRGVFSTGSRAQVEPVEIASHLRREVDNKALTIAAGRTLAPNVFDVLLSGDDFQRAQEWGTPLAEELCDVVINHVRSQGYTLQGPVRISFRRDEERRAGDFEIKSRTEKAGGAPAQPGAHGAMPAAPARQPGRLQPVLDIDGQRYSLNAPSVVLGRSSEADILIDDTGVSRRHLEIRTGQGTAQAIDLGSTNGSYVNGHKVVGSSELTDGATITMGRTKIIFRLLPANPGGRP; via the coding sequence ATGGGCTTGCTGGACAAAGTCGAGCGCGGCATCGAAAAGGCCGTCCGTGGGGTCTTCTCCACCGGTTCTCGCGCCCAGGTTGAGCCGGTCGAGATCGCCAGCCACCTCCGCCGCGAAGTGGACAACAAGGCACTGACCATTGCGGCTGGACGCACCCTGGCTCCCAATGTCTTCGACGTCCTGCTCAGCGGTGACGATTTCCAGCGGGCCCAGGAATGGGGAACCCCGCTCGCCGAAGAACTCTGCGACGTTGTGATCAACCACGTCCGCAGCCAGGGCTACACCCTGCAAGGCCCGGTGCGGATCAGTTTCCGCCGCGACGAAGAGCGCCGCGCCGGGGATTTCGAGATCAAGTCCCGGACCGAGAAGGCAGGCGGCGCTCCGGCGCAGCCCGGTGCCCACGGTGCCATGCCTGCCGCACCTGCCCGCCAGCCCGGACGCCTCCAGCCGGTGCTGGACATCGACGGCCAGCGCTATTCGCTCAACGCGCCCTCCGTCGTGCTGGGCCGTTCCTCCGAAGCGGACATTCTGATCGATGACACCGGGGTTTCCCGCCGCCACCTGGAAATCCGCACCGGCCAGGGCACGGCACAGGCCATCGACCTGGGATCAACGAACGGCAGCTACGTGAACGGTCACAAAGTTGTGGGCAGTTCGGAACTTACCGACGGCGCCACGATCACGATGGGACGGACCAAAATCATCTTCCGCCTTCTGCCCGCCAACCCGGGCGGCCGCCCGTGA
- a CDS encoding FHA domain-containing protein — MSELTITALRFGFLILLWVLIFSIVSAMRRDLMIGRKAAAGAPTARQVRRNPALAEPAPAPVKQQARQLVVTEGPLKGTTLPLAASPILLGRAQEATLVLEDDYASGRHARLFPQGSRWFIEDLGSTNGTYLADQQLTRALPVELGVPVRIGKTVIELRP, encoded by the coding sequence GTGAGTGAACTGACCATCACCGCCCTGCGCTTTGGTTTCCTGATTCTGCTCTGGGTGCTCATTTTCAGCATCGTCTCCGCCATGCGCCGCGACCTGATGATCGGCCGCAAGGCCGCCGCGGGCGCCCCGACGGCACGCCAGGTGCGCCGCAACCCGGCCCTGGCCGAGCCCGCCCCGGCCCCGGTGAAGCAGCAGGCCCGCCAGCTCGTTGTCACCGAAGGACCGCTCAAAGGCACCACCCTTCCGCTGGCCGCGAGCCCCATCCTGCTCGGCCGCGCCCAGGAAGCCACCCTGGTCCTGGAGGACGACTACGCCTCCGGCCGGCATGCCCGCCTGTTCCCGCAGGGCAGCCGCTGGTTCATCGAGGACCTCGGTTCCACCAATGGCACGTATCTGGCAGATCAACAGCTCACCCGGGCGCTTCCGGTTGAGCTGGGTGTCCCCGTGAGAATCGGCAAGACGGTCATTGAATTGAGGCCGTAG